aaaataaaatccgtAACTGAATTAATCCTCAAATTTTAGTGTTTTTAACAAGCTATGCTAACGGTTCCTACTTAACTTTAAAAGCAAAACAAGAGATGATGAATTCATCTACTACTTTCCTTAATATCTCTTGTGctaaagaaaccaaaaaaaaaaaacaaatgaggaaagaaaaagggaaaaattttaaacattgtCCTCGTTGCTGCCTGAAAATCCTGAAACCTCACCAACGCCACCTTTACCTTTGTTCCTATAGCGGGAGTAGTCACCAAATGTGGTGCAACTCCAATTATGTCCCCTTGTAATCTTGGCTTTCACATGTTCAGGCAATATCAATGTATGTTTATCCTCCTCTCCTTTTGTCCAAGCTATGGAATGCCCGGTGGAATGTGACCTTGAAAACTTCCCCTCCTTATTCTCTACAATTTGTAAACCGTGGGCATTGGTAGCTCCTCCTGTGCTGCTTCCTCCTCTGCATTCCTCGTCTCCGTCCTTAATCGCAATGCTACACTCATCGTCCAGTGACTCATTCTCATCAATGTCCTGCATGGTATTATTGTTAGCCGGGGACTTTTCTAGCGACTTCAATGGCACATCCAGGCTCCTACGACAAACCGGACATGTGTTATGGGATCCAAGCCAAAGGTCAATGCAATCATGATGAAAAACATGGTAGCACACTGTCAAAAGGCGAAGCATATCATCATCCTCGAATTCGGACAGGCAAATGGCGCATTCTAGGCCATACTTTTGTTCCCGATAGTCTTTAACTGTTGAATATACAAAAGTGGGAAATGAATCTATAATAGAAGGATCAAGGCCATGGACAGCAGAAGAGCCGCCCGGTCCATGCGTGCCAGAAGGACTTCGGCCTAGCCATGTATGGGAGAGGTTTCCCATGAAACACCTACAAAAGTATACAGAgaaaaaaccaagaaagaagaagacgAGAAGAATGACAGTTAGGATTACAGTTATGGGCGGGGCGTAGGCATCTGGGTGTGTGTGATGGACGGAGGTTGTCGACATTGCCGGGGTAGAAGGCAATAGCCGTGTTGGTTGGCCGGAGATTGATATTCCGGCCTTGAAGAGCTTTAGCACGTGGGATTTTTTGTTGCTCTTTTTTCCCTGTTTCTTCTCTTTTGTTCTAGTTAGTAATGCTTTGAGATATATgggggaggaaaaaaaaggaggaaatgTGTGTTTGGGAGCTGAGAAATGAGGGGTCTTAATTTAGCATGTGGGGGGTGAGGTGGAGATGTTGGTTCGTTGTCCATGGTAGGGATAATAGCCATTGACTATTGAGCGAGTCCTTGTGAGAAGGATGAGTTGTATGGTCTCAAGATTGGCAAGTTGCTCCCAACAAAATTgctttatttatcattattgcAACCACCAACATATGTCCATTCAAATCTAAGCAAAATATTACTCTCTTCTACTATCTAACTTACTAcacaagaaaacatttttaattaattgctCCAACATTTCAATTTATATGTGGGTTGATGATTGTTTTGCATGGGGTCTAACAAGTCAATTCTCATGTTCATGTTAAGTTTTTCctttgatttaaattttataatcaacataaaaatttctatttaatgGTATTAATTTACATGATAATGTTAagtttttcctttcatttcgaattttatgatattaaggCCTCGTTAGAGGATTCGTTaatgcaaaaatattttttgttaaacatGAACTTTTAAAACCGAaagttcaaataaaattaagcaaatAAGCATAAAAGTTGTCTAAGAAATCAATCCCAACAAGgcctaaatttaaaatcatcatCTCATTTCATATctttattcattaatttaatttatgtttacCTTGAATTTGGCATCAACTAAACCTTTATAGTGATACTCAATCAAGACCATGTGGGGTATCTCGCTTGAAATTTGGCTAGGACCATCAGTCAAGATTTTTAACTCTCAAGACCAACCAGCTAGGCATGGGGTTCATTTGCCTAGCACTTTCCGCAGGACTCTGGGTGCTTGGAGACCATTTCTTCAAGATTTATTTGTGGGATTTCTGCTGAAGAAATGGGCATGCCTGTCAAGTGTCAACCCCAATTTCAGGGTCCTTTCCATGCTCATATGAAAAACTATGATTTAGCTGCATTACATCTCAGTTGGGTGGTGATAAATTTTCCGGTAGCTGGGTAAAAGCAGGGAGGAAAGGGGAAAGGCATATGGGCAGAAGCAAATGACACATAAGGTACATTGAGaggaaaaaataacacaataagaaaagtaaaatgtAATGATCTACCTGGGTAAACGCATGGAAAATGCCACTAGATTGAGTTGCTGATTGTTTTCCAAACACAAAGGTGTGGAGGAGAAATATGAACTTCAACTGTAAATTTGAGAGGTGACGCATAGGCAAGAGCAGTCTTTTGGGACAATGAAATGGATCATCTGAAAATTATGTATGACAACAAAGATAAAGATTGTAAATGCAATCAAGCTCCAGAAGTCCGAAACCAAAAGCAAAGACTCATACATCAAAAATTTGGGACAAACTGTAAAGGGCAAGGCTCTGCTTGAAATATGCCAGCCAACAACTCCTTAAACTTACAAGTGAAATGTGCCCCATAATGTCCCAGGCGGTTGCATTTGTTCAGATTTCCATTAAAGCTCCTCTTTACAGTAGGATATTTAAGTGGCCATCATCTTTCTTCAACACTTCCAGGTGAcgaatttccaaatttcattcAATGTCATCAATCCAATCACCATATATCCTACTGATTTTGTCAGGACCCTTCCATTTCTTCTGAGTTCTCTGCCCAGGTCTCTGGATTACACTAGTCGGCCGTTGGGATGGAACTCCAGCATGGTAAACATCTGAATGCGGGACAGAAGCGACTAAGGGAACTGAAGTGACGAATGCAACCACAGCATCTGATGGAGGTTTTGAAGGCACCCCTCCCTGCTTTGAGTCAGGAGGTGCAGAAGTAGAATCTCTAGATTCATCCACGAGGCCCCCACCATAACGGTGTAGTTCTGTAgccagaaatattttatttcaaaataaaatataaaattctttgCTATTCCAATATAAAAGAACTGCAGTTTTACTTACTTTGTAAAACCCCATAAAACATGACATCAAGCTAAAACAAAGAAAGCAACTCATGGTAATTAAAAAACTAGTCATCTGGGACCTTTAATCAGGAATGCATTTAGTGTCCTGAAAGCCAAGCCAATCAGATGAACCTAGATGCTAATATGAAAACTATGCTTCAAGGTTATGTAATAAAAACAAGTGTTTCTGCCTATCAGAAGGAATATTCAACTGTTTCACTTCCCCAAAGCCTTGAGAAGGTGTGAACCCTACATGTGCTTCCAACTTATATCATGTTCTTCAGTAGTTAACAGTTAATAACTTCTAAATGAATTAGCAACTAAAAATGTTAAGAGATCATTACTTTGTGTCACCAAGGGAAATAATAATGGCTACCCAAAGAAGGAAATAGTCCATATTTTTGTGAATCCACAAGAAATTGGCAACTTGGCCAATGAGAGGCTTATGCTATACCCAGACTCCTGAGGTGTAGTTCTCATGTGAACTCATGAAAGGCATTTTCCTTTTACAGGTCTCAAGACATAAGTCCAATGCCCTGTGAGCAACCCAAAAGTAAAGTGGACGGTTGAGTTTCTGTAACACCTAGCTTCAAGGAATACATTGATGATTAAATCAcaaatgctttaaaaaataaatgactcaGAGAGAGAGCGAGCTGCAGACATTACACCATCAATACAGATTTTGGATTACAACCTATCCAAGAAGCGGATAATCCAAATTAACTTACTTATCTAGCAAGGTCAACCACATGTTTCTATTGGACCCCACATGTTTCTGTTAGACCAACAGATCCCCTCAAATTAGATTTTGATGTCCCTAAATCTGGAAAATGTTCAATTGTACACTAGATTTGTGGAAGCAATCACAAATACATGAATCATTGACTCCAAAACATATATTTTCGGTTGGTAGATAACTTCACCACAGATATGGGGGTTTTTTCATGGCAAATCCTCAAAATGCAGACAAAGTGGCACGATTACATGTGTGCTTGTGCATGTGCTCATGAACATATATTTTCTGTGTATGCATCTCTATATGTATGTAAGAAACACTGAAAGCTGTTGGCCGCTAACATAAACAATTTTACAAATGTTGTCACTTGTTAGCCATTCATGGCAAGTCCTCAAAATGCAGACAGAGAAGCTCAATTACATGTGTGCTTGTGCATGAGCTTACGAACATATATTTCCTGAGCATGAATCTTCATATGCTTATGAGAAAAACCAAAAGTTGTTAGCTGCTAATATGAACAATTTTACAAATGCCATTACTTTTTAGGCATTTATACATTAGGATCAAATTAATGAAGCAATAACAGCAGCTCTATGATAACAGATCCACTGAACATGTACTCAAATACATTTCAGAAGCAATAGAAGGGATGCAGCTGTTTTCAAACACATACTGATGGAATGTGGATGTATGTGCCTTGTTTTGAAACTAGTCTTTGCATACTAATTATGGGTAAAGTGTCCTATGTTAGAGATTTCTCTAGTCAAGAAAAAAGTCATATCTTCATTGTTATGTGACAACTGGGGTTTAATGGAAATTTCACAGGATTATAGTCGTTAAAACTTACAGTTCACAGTGAGATAGAGGTGCAATACCACATTTTTCAAGTTATACATACACGAGTATGTAGATATTAACATGTTTGCCAATCTTTGAtacttagaaaaaataaataaagaaagaaattcaattcttttcaaaataatacaTCACTATTTAGGTTAAACCTACAGGACAAAAAGGAAAGAACCAGGGGGAATGATCCCACGAGGAACCATTGCAAGTCTGCTACCAAATACACTTACGGCAGATTGAAGCTTAAGAGCAATTATGGTTCCAAGTCCAACCAACATCATGGAGATGTTATTCTAATAAAAACTCTGTAATTTTAATTACTTGAATGTTGGCCTTAAGGATGATGATGAATCAAATATGAGGATATTTACATAATATGtttcttgaggttttttttttcttttctagggGATGATGATAAACTTGGAAAGTTAATCCTTTGAAACTGGCATCATAAAGACATATATACCATTAGGCAACACAAGTACACAATTACACTTGATGATCATAATTTCTGTTTGGTACATTGGTTGGAGGACTTACAGGAACTTACAACTTTTGGCATGATATATTCATCAGATAACTAATAGGAACTTGGAACCAAACTTGTagtaaaatttttctaaatgtTCATTTTATGGATTTTGTGATGTATCTGTACAGTAAAATGTCATTTGTAATTAAGCTGATTTTATTGACACTATTGCTAAATGTctacaaatatattatatttatgactgcctatatattattttacacTTCATCCTTGTAATGTTTGTGTTCTATATATTGTATGCATGTTTTTTCTCTATTAAGTTCAcaatacacacacacactcacacATATgcatagatagatagatagatagatagataaataCAATCATTTAAACAAGACAACCATTGTAATCGCATAGAGGCTAAAAAGTTTATCCAATGCCATGGTTGTTCTATTATACTAGGAGATGTGCCATAATTATTTTCCTTGAAGCTCCAATTAGCACTAAGCAGAAAATGTTTCCTTCTGGATCAATGAATTCCTAGCAACaactattaataaaaagaaGGTTAACATTTGATAAGTATTTTataatgcaaaataaataaataaaataaaaagagaaggaaaaaccaaaaagtTGAATTAATCATACCTCCCATTCCATGAGCAAAATGGCACTTGCTCCCAAACGGGCAATACCCTGTAAGCTCCCACTTATTACAAATCCTGGTTTTCCAATTGGAAGGCTTGATATTTGA
This DNA window, taken from Vitis vinifera cultivar Pinot Noir 40024 chromosome 2, ASM3070453v1, encodes the following:
- the LOC100257354 gene encoding RING-H2 finger protein ATL29, with product MSTTSVHHTHPDAYAPPITVILTVILLVFFFLGFFSVYFCRCFMGNLSHTWLGRSPSGTHGPGGSSAVHGLDPSIIDSFPTFVYSTVKDYREQKYGLECAICLSEFEDDDMLRLLTVCYHVFHHDCIDLWLGSHNTCPVCRRSLDVPLKSLEKSPANNNTMQDIDENESLDDECSIAIKDGDEECRGGSSTGGATNAHGLQIVENKEGKFSRSHSTGHSIAWTKGEEDKHTLILPEHVKAKITRGHNWSCTTFGDYSRYRNKGKGGVGEVSGFSGSNEDNV